A DNA window from Setaria viridis chromosome 2, Setaria_viridis_v4.0, whole genome shotgun sequence contains the following coding sequences:
- the LOC117846398 gene encoding uncharacterized protein, with the protein MESGGEIVPVHNSVDTLDAAAAAIETVNAAAAAILTAGSRRQHDVLPRRKWADRLGMYFCFGSQKNGRRINHAALVPEPTPPRTDAPAGEIPNHPPPPVFPFVAPPSSPASLLQSEPSSIAQSPSNDAQPFSLNSPSPTSPPSIFAIGPYANETEVVSPPVFSAFTTESSTAAFTPPESVHHLTTPSSPEVPYAKLLTSVDNSQNGETVDLQSYPNWPDSPIVHLISPCSGYSGTSSPFPDPETPKIFDVEGTGTQKLMPRNMRNGYFLLDGHITAAVPVADFSARLHHNDHDMDHLVSFDLTVADVARRLEKKTAILGDSATTSFRFAPSSGDHKRDLYHDLPEKVRQSLSLRLPREFNINVIDAPNVEPTLGNDKVAAGITVELEKARSYPVVQQGAS; encoded by the exons ATGGAGAGTGGGGGCGAGATCGTGCCTGTCCACAACAGCGTTGACACTTTGGACGCAGCGGCTGCCGCCATTGAAACTGTGAACGCAGCAGCTGCCGCCATTCTCACAGCAGGGAGCCGCAGACAACATGACGTACTGCCG CGAAGGAAATGGGCTGATCGGTTGGGCATGTACTTCTGCTTTGGGTCTCAGAAGAATGGGCGACGCATCAACCATGCTGCACTTGTCCCGGAACCCACACCTCCAAGGACAGATGCACCTGCAGGAGAAATTCCAAACCACCCACCGCCTCCTGTATTCCCGTTTGTGGCACCTCCATCCTCTCCAGCTTCTTTACTCCAATCAGAACCCTCATCTATTGCACAATCGCCAAGCAATGACGCTCAGCCATTTTCACTGAATTCACCATCCCCGACTAGTCCACCATCCATATTTGCTATTGGGCCGTATGCAAATGAGACAGAGGTAGTCTCACCTCCAGTGTTCTCGGCCTTCACAACTGAATCATCAACTGCTGCTTTCACTCCACCGGAATCTGTCCATCATTTGACAACCCCTTCCTCTCCGGAGGTCCCATATGCAAAGCTTCTGACTTCGGTCGACAACAGCCAGAATGGTGAAACAGTTGATCTTCAGTCGTATCCGAATTGGCCAGACAGTCCAATAGTGCACCTGATATCTCCATGCTCAGGTTATTCTGGCACTTCCTCCCCATTCCCTGACCCTGAGACGCCAAAGATATTTGATGTTGAGGGCACTGGAACACAAAAGTTGATGCCGCGCAACATGCGCAATGGTTATTTCCTTTTGGATGGCCACATTACAGCAGCTGTACCAGTTGCAGACTTCTCTGCCCGCCttcaccacaatgatcatgataTGGATCACCTGGTATCATTTGACTTGACTGTAGCAGATGTGGCGCGCCGCCTAGAGAAGAAAACTGCTATTCTTGGGGATTCTGCCACAACATCTTTTCGTTTTGCCCCCAGCAGTGGCGATCACAAGAGAGATCTATACCATGACTTACCTGAGAAAGTAAGGCAGTCCCTGTCCCTTCGACTGCCCAGGGAGTTCAACATCAATGTCATTGATGCTCCTAATGTGGAGCCAACCCTAGGGAATGACAAGGTTGCTGCTGGGATCACTGTGGAGCTGGAAAAAGCCCGGTCCTATCCAGTGGTACAGCAGGGGGCCAGCTAA